One window of Deltaproteobacteria bacterium genomic DNA carries:
- a CDS encoding selenium-binding protein, translated as MPRPTVPALALAALLATGLPASPGPARADEPCQSPYLPKIVGQEDFLYVWTLGVEGLGDGSDKLVTVAVDPARPDYGKVIASTSVGGRHEAHHGGFTDDRRQLWLGGLDTSEIFVFDVASDPAKPKLVKRIADFVEKSGGVVGPHTHYPLPGRMLISALSNSEGTGRTALVEYSNQGEYVRTTWMPAGAEYGYDLRVNANLNRMLTSSFTGRNNYMRPLSELLGDAGAMKRFGNTVVVWDAHTRKPLQTLAVPGAPLEIRWALEPDHHYAFTTSALTSRLWGIFLGDDGSFEAVDLAPIGDPAQTPLPVDISLSADDRFLFVSTFTDGKVRVFDVSDPRKPRVVHEQTIGRQVNMVSQSWDGKRVYFTSSLLSQWDKTGADGEQFLRGYAWDGKGLSPRFAIDFTAEELGRPHIMNFGSAAFYGGRVAAAGSGG; from the coding sequence ATGCCTCGACCGACCGTGCCGGCCCTGGCGCTCGCCGCCCTGCTCGCGACCGGCCTTCCCGCCTCCCCCGGTCCGGCTCGCGCCGACGAGCCCTGCCAGTCGCCCTACCTGCCGAAGATCGTCGGGCAGGAGGACTTCCTCTACGTCTGGACGCTCGGGGTCGAGGGGCTCGGGGACGGCTCCGACAAGCTCGTGACCGTCGCGGTGGACCCGGCGCGGCCCGACTACGGGAAGGTGATCGCCTCGACCTCGGTCGGGGGCCGCCACGAGGCGCACCACGGCGGCTTCACCGACGACCGTCGCCAGCTCTGGCTCGGCGGCCTCGACACGAGCGAGATCTTCGTCTTCGACGTGGCCTCCGACCCGGCGAAGCCGAAGCTCGTGAAGCGGATCGCCGACTTCGTCGAGAAGAGCGGCGGCGTGGTCGGCCCGCACACGCACTATCCGCTGCCCGGCCGCATGCTGATCAGCGCGCTCTCGAACTCCGAAGGAACCGGGCGCACCGCGCTCGTCGAGTACTCGAACCAGGGTGAGTACGTGCGCACCACCTGGATGCCGGCCGGCGCCGAGTACGGCTACGACCTGCGCGTGAACGCGAACCTGAACCGCATGCTCACCTCGTCCTTCACGGGCCGCAACAACTACATGCGACCGCTGTCCGAGCTGCTCGGCGACGCCGGGGCGATGAAGCGCTTCGGCAACACCGTCGTGGTGTGGGACGCACACACCCGCAAGCCTCTCCAGACGCTCGCGGTGCCGGGCGCGCCGCTCGAGATCCGCTGGGCGCTCGAGCCCGATCACCACTATGCGTTCACCACGTCCGCGCTGACGTCCCGGCTGTGGGGGATCTTCCTCGGGGACGACGGCAGCTTCGAGGCGGTGGACCTCGCGCCGATCGGCGATCCCGCGCAGACACCGCTGCCGGTCGACATCAGCCTCTCGGCCGACGACCGCTTCCTCTTCGTGTCGACCTTCACGGACGGCAAGGTGCGCGTCTTCGACGTCTCCGACCCGCGCAAGCCCCGGGTCGTGCACGAGCAGACGATCGGCCGGCAGGTCAACATGGTCTCGCAGTCGTGGGACGGGAAACGCGTGTACTTCACGTCCTCGCTGCTCTCGCAGTGGGACAAGACGGGGGCGGACGGCGAGCAGTTCCTGCGTGGCTACGCCTGGGACGGGAAGGGCCTCAGCCCGCGCTTCGCGATCGACTTCACGGCCGAGGAGCTCGGCCGCCCGCACATCATGAACTTCGGCTCGGCGGCCTTCTACGGGGGGCGGGTCGCGGCGGCCGGGAGCGGCGGATGA
- a CDS encoding SCO family protein, whose product MRARALLAASLLACTAAGAHDAPPVARGEPAPALPAPGSYELPPITHVPEATLLDETGAPAPLLALAPGQVAVVSFVYTHCADAGGCPRALATLQRLDRAVAADPELEGRVRLVTVSFDPARDTPAVMRALRERLHPAGDWRFRTAADERAIAAVLAAFGQDARPLVDPRGRASGVVRHLLKVFLVDGRGAVRNIYGAGFLSAELLAVDARTVLLEGRRAAAGAVP is encoded by the coding sequence ATGAGGGCCCGCGCGCTGCTCGCCGCCTCGCTGCTGGCCTGCACCGCCGCGGGCGCGCACGATGCGCCCCCCGTCGCCCGGGGTGAGCCGGCGCCGGCGCTGCCGGCGCCGGGAAGCTACGAGCTGCCGCCGATCACGCACGTCCCGGAGGCGACCCTGCTCGACGAGACCGGCGCTCCGGCTCCGCTCCTCGCCCTGGCGCCGGGCCAGGTCGCGGTCGTCTCCTTCGTGTACACGCACTGCGCCGACGCCGGCGGCTGCCCGCGCGCCCTGGCGACCCTCCAGCGGCTCGATCGCGCCGTCGCCGCCGACCCGGAGCTGGAGGGCCGCGTGCGCCTCGTCACGGTGAGCTTCGACCCCGCACGCGACACGCCCGCCGTGATGCGTGCCCTGCGCGAGCGCCTGCACCCGGCCGGCGACTGGCGCTTCCGCACCGCCGCCGACGAGCGGGCGATCGCGGCGGTGCTCGCGGCCTTCGGACAGGACGCGCGGCCCCTCGTCGACCCGCGCGGCCGGGCGAGCGGCGTCGTGCGGCACCTGCTGAAGGTGTTCCTCGTCGACGGCCGGGGCGCCGTGCGCAACATCTACGGCGCCGGCTTCCTGTCGGCCGAGCTCCTGGCCGTCGATGCGCGCACGGTGCTGCTCGAAGGCCGGCGCGCCGCGGCCGGAGCGGTGCCGTGA
- a CDS encoding CBS domain-containing protein — MSSALFAPAPLESHRDLYGPFAAAVEALRHVPCDALARPSRRIETADPDDLLLVAASRMGWRKVGALGVVREGRLVGVLSEDDLLRVTAQRLGELATHVADVGDALVLWQDLLGGLRVGDVMTPLDALAIAKPGLDMVTGLARICAATRFGTRFRYLWILDDAGAVERVVSVRDMARSLTRIYDGDFPDDALRDPGRAAELRFLVAALLDLTIGTIRERLALGHGPSVIRVDASGEETVARMWVDRRGYVLTTLRDGAAQGICTRRDLVRGLRDPFADLGDLRVANLMTGQVKTVSDTNTLCGLFKLMAIEGCRHMPLVDASDRVVRMISMWEALSLFAPRREAAI, encoded by the coding sequence GTGAGCAGCGCGCTCTTCGCCCCGGCGCCCCTCGAGTCGCACCGCGACCTCTACGGCCCCTTCGCCGCGGCGGTGGAGGCGCTGCGCCACGTCCCCTGCGACGCGCTCGCCCGCCCGAGCCGGCGCATCGAGACCGCCGATCCGGACGACCTGCTCCTGGTCGCGGCCAGCCGGATGGGCTGGCGCAAGGTGGGCGCGCTCGGGGTGGTGCGCGAGGGGCGGCTGGTCGGCGTGCTCTCCGAGGACGACCTCCTGCGGGTCACGGCGCAGCGGCTCGGCGAGCTGGCCACCCACGTGGCCGACGTCGGCGATGCGCTGGTGCTCTGGCAGGACCTGCTCGGCGGCCTGCGGGTCGGCGACGTGATGACGCCGCTCGACGCGCTCGCCATCGCGAAGCCGGGGCTCGACATGGTGACCGGGCTCGCCCGCATCTGTGCCGCCACCCGCTTCGGGACGCGCTTCCGCTACCTCTGGATCCTCGACGACGCCGGCGCCGTCGAGCGCGTGGTCTCGGTGCGGGACATGGCGCGCAGCCTCACCCGGATCTACGACGGCGACTTCCCGGACGACGCCCTCCGCGACCCGGGGCGGGCCGCCGAGCTGCGCTTCCTGGTCGCCGCGCTGCTCGACCTCACGATCGGCACGATCCGCGAGCGCCTGGCGCTGGGCCACGGGCCGAGCGTGATCCGGGTCGACGCCTCGGGCGAGGAGACCGTGGCGCGCATGTGGGTCGACCGGCGCGGCTACGTCCTCACGACGCTGCGCGACGGCGCCGCGCAGGGCATCTGCACCCGGCGCGACCTGGTGCGCGGCCTGCGCGACCCGTTCGCGGACCTGGGCGACCTGCGCGTCGCCAATCTGATGACCGGGCAGGTGAAGACGGTCTCCGACACCAACACCCTGTGCGGCCTCTTCAAGCTGATGGCGATCGAGGGCTGCCGGCACATGCCGCTGGTGGACGCCTCCGACCGCGTGGTGCGGATGATCTCGATGTGGGAGGCCCTGTCGCTCTTCGCGCCGCGGCGCGAGGCGGCGATCTGA
- a CDS encoding M20 family metallopeptidase: MDPEALKSDACRAVDERRTLLLAVAHEIHAHPELAFEEHRAAALLVRVLKDAGLPVEAPVYGLETAFECQIGEHGPVVALLAEYDALPGIGHACGHNLIATAALGAGLALASLGTRLPGRLRVLGTPAEERGGGKELLARAGAFEGVDAALMVHPAGVDLATMPSLALAEAHVVYHGRAAHAAAMPERGVNALDALVGAYQAIAQLRQHIRPSERIHGIFTEAGTAPNVVPERAAGRFYVRAANAGELAELKRRVEGCFRAGAEATGATLELAWQDPDYLELRTSWPLAERYQANAEALGRRFFPLDKLPAGAMGTTDMGNVSHRVPSIHPMIAAAPWHCTIHAAEFAEHAASPLGERAALDGAKALAMTALDFWLDPDLRARTRAAFDAAAS, translated from the coding sequence GTGGACCCGGAGGCCCTGAAGAGCGACGCGTGCCGTGCCGTCGACGAGCGGCGCACACTGCTGCTCGCCGTCGCGCACGAGATCCACGCGCACCCGGAGCTGGCCTTCGAGGAGCATCGCGCGGCCGCGCTGCTGGTGCGCGTCCTGAAGGACGCGGGCCTGCCCGTCGAGGCGCCGGTCTACGGGCTCGAGACCGCCTTCGAGTGCCAGATCGGCGAGCACGGCCCCGTCGTGGCCCTGCTCGCCGAGTACGACGCGCTGCCCGGGATCGGCCATGCCTGCGGGCACAACCTGATCGCCACGGCGGCGCTCGGCGCCGGGCTCGCGCTCGCCTCGCTCGGCACGCGTCTCCCGGGCCGGCTGCGGGTGCTCGGCACGCCGGCCGAGGAGCGCGGCGGCGGCAAGGAGCTCCTGGCGCGCGCGGGCGCCTTCGAGGGTGTCGACGCGGCGCTGATGGTGCACCCGGCCGGCGTCGACCTCGCGACGATGCCCTCGCTCGCGCTCGCGGAGGCCCACGTCGTGTACCACGGCCGCGCCGCGCACGCCGCGGCGATGCCCGAGCGCGGCGTGAACGCGCTCGACGCGCTGGTGGGCGCCTACCAGGCGATCGCGCAGCTGCGCCAGCACATCCGCCCGAGCGAGCGCATCCACGGCATCTTCACCGAGGCCGGCACGGCGCCGAACGTGGTGCCGGAGCGCGCCGCCGGCCGCTTCTACGTGCGCGCGGCGAACGCGGGCGAGCTGGCCGAGCTGAAGCGCCGCGTCGAGGGCTGCTTCCGCGCCGGCGCCGAGGCCACCGGCGCCACCCTCGAGCTCGCCTGGCAGGATCCCGACTACCTCGAGCTGCGCACGAGCTGGCCGCTCGCCGAGCGCTACCAGGCCAACGCCGAGGCCCTGGGCCGCCGTTTCTTCCCGCTCGACAAGCTCCCGGCCGGCGCGATGGGCACCACCGACATGGGCAACGTGAGCCACCGCGTGCCCTCGATCCACCCGATGATCGCCGCGGCGCCCTGGCACTGCACGATCCACGCCGCCGAGTTCGCCGAGCATGCGGCGAGCCCCCTCGGCGAGCGCGCTGCGCTCGACGGCGCGAAGGCGCTCGCGATGACGGCGCTCGACTTCTGGCTCGATCCCGACCTGCGCGCGCGCACGCGGGCCGCCTTCGACGCGGCTGCCTCCTGA
- a CDS encoding VOC family protein, which yields MSELVALDHVIVLVHDVDAATPTYARLLGRTPSWRGEHPGQGSANALFRLDNTYLELLAPSGPGALGALLRARLAAAGEGPLGFALTTPDADVCAAALRARGLAASDPVPGVGRDEPSGAWRRWRHVLLPGDAARGVLVFAIEHLSPPELLPPAQPLGAPEAAVAGLDHVVVRSDAPEAAIAFYRDALGLRLALDRCFESFGARLLFFRVGGVTIEVAAPAKPPPAPGPEDSCWGFSWRVPDVAAARARLLDTGFDVSEVRAGRKPGTRVCTVRAPTHGVATLLLEPPPRG from the coding sequence ATGAGCGAGCTCGTGGCGCTCGACCACGTGATCGTGCTCGTGCACGACGTCGACGCGGCGACCCCGACCTACGCCCGCCTGCTCGGGCGCACCCCGTCGTGGCGTGGCGAGCACCCGGGGCAGGGCAGCGCGAACGCGCTCTTCCGGCTCGACAACACCTACCTCGAGCTGCTCGCGCCGAGCGGTCCGGGCGCGCTCGGCGCGCTCCTCCGTGCGCGGCTCGCCGCCGCCGGCGAGGGCCCGCTCGGCTTCGCGCTCACGACACCCGACGCGGACGTCTGCGCCGCCGCGCTGCGCGCGCGGGGCCTGGCCGCGAGCGATCCCGTCCCGGGCGTGGGGCGCGACGAGCCGAGCGGCGCCTGGCGCCGCTGGCGCCACGTCCTGCTCCCCGGCGACGCCGCACGCGGGGTCCTGGTCTTCGCGATCGAGCACCTCTCGCCGCCCGAGCTGCTGCCGCCGGCGCAGCCGCTCGGAGCGCCGGAGGCCGCGGTGGCCGGCCTCGATCACGTGGTGGTGCGCAGCGACGCGCCCGAGGCGGCGATCGCCTTCTACCGCGACGCGCTGGGCCTGCGCCTCGCCCTCGACCGCTGCTTCGAGAGCTTCGGCGCGCGCCTGCTCTTCTTCCGCGTGGGCGGCGTCACGATCGAGGTGGCGGCGCCCGCGAAGCCGCCGCCGGCGCCCGGACCCGAGGACTCCTGCTGGGGCTTCTCCTGGCGCGTTCCCGACGTCGCCGCCGCGCGCGCCCGCCTGCTCGACACCGGCTTCGACGTCTCGGAGGTCCGCGCAGGGCGCAAGCCCGGCACGCGGGTGTGTACCGTGCGCGCCCCCACCCATGGCGTCGCGACGCTGCTGCTCGAGCCGCCGCCCCGCGGCTGA
- a CDS encoding glycosyltransferase, protein MTAPLVSVLIPARDAAATLAACLASVRRQSEPRFECLVVDDGSTDATRAVAERFAAADPRFRVLATEARGIVPALLAGLAACRAPLVARLDADDLAHRRRLELQAAALAADRTLAGVGCHVRVFPRAGLRPGLRAYEAWLRTIRDARAVRAERFVECPLPHPTWMLRREELVAAPWRDAGGPEDYDLLLRWLEAGRRIGVVPKRLVGWRDGPARLWRTSPAYTPARFVACKARFLARGPLRDGAGYLLWGHGASGRALRRALAAEGRQPAAIVEIHPRRIGRRIGGAPVVRPEAIPGLRRGLPLVAAVSGAFARAEIRASCRRLGLREDLDFWCAA, encoded by the coding sequence GTGACGGCACCGCTCGTCTCGGTCCTGATCCCGGCGCGCGACGCCGCTGCGACCCTCGCGGCCTGCCTCGCGAGCGTGCGCCGCCAGAGCGAGCCGCGCTTCGAGTGCCTGGTCGTCGACGACGGCTCGACCGACGCGACCCGCGCCGTCGCCGAGCGCTTCGCCGCCGCCGACCCGCGCTTCCGCGTGCTCGCGACCGAGGCGCGCGGGATCGTGCCCGCCCTGCTCGCGGGCCTCGCCGCCTGTCGCGCGCCGCTCGTCGCCCGCCTCGACGCCGACGACTTGGCCCACCGCCGGCGCCTCGAGCTCCAGGCCGCGGCGCTCGCGGCCGACCGGACGCTGGCCGGCGTCGGCTGTCACGTCCGGGTGTTCCCGCGTGCGGGCCTGCGTCCGGGCCTGCGCGCCTACGAGGCCTGGCTGCGCACGATCCGCGACGCGCGCGCCGTGCGCGCCGAGCGCTTCGTCGAGTGCCCGCTGCCGCATCCGACCTGGATGCTGCGGCGCGAGGAGCTGGTCGCAGCGCCCTGGCGCGACGCCGGCGGGCCCGAGGACTACGACCTCCTCCTGCGCTGGCTCGAAGCTGGGCGGCGGATCGGGGTCGTGCCGAAGCGGCTCGTCGGCTGGCGCGACGGACCCGCGCGCCTGTGGCGCACGAGTCCGGCCTACACGCCCGCGCGCTTCGTCGCCTGCAAGGCGCGCTTCCTGGCGCGCGGTCCGCTCCGCGACGGCGCCGGGTACCTGCTCTGGGGGCACGGTGCCAGCGGGCGCGCGCTGCGCCGGGCGCTCGCCGCCGAGGGGCGGCAGCCCGCGGCGATCGTCGAGATCCACCCGCGCCGGATCGGGCGGCGGATCGGCGGCGCGCCGGTCGTGCGGCCGGAGGCGATCCCGGGGCTGCGGCGGGGGCTCCCGCTCGTGGCCGCGGTCTCCGGCGCCTTCGCGCGCGCGGAGATCCGCGCGAGCTGCCGGCGGCTCGGGCTGCGCGAGGACCTGGACTTCTGGTGCGCCGCCTGA
- a CDS encoding methyltransferase domain-containing protein has protein sequence MSAGARRSTCPQPYLEGVLRAAFDAWLGEAVARHSRALELREIRKGVQALSALYVERRPGVDLAARAIEGRGKRAAIATCYAPLHFLTVHHLLAAGGPTPFGAVRRVLDLGCGTGAAGAAAAATLAATGAAPPAVLALDRSGFALGEARRTYAAFGLAARTLRGVLPATAPRAGAGDLVVLGWAVNELDPLARAGLLAGLRRVLAAGAQLLLLEPLAGPASPWWREWADALAPLGVEEPRHKLRVVLPEWIARLDRAAGLDHRVLGARVLAGPLRGRPGALDPPP, from the coding sequence GTGAGCGCGGGCGCGCGGCGCTCCACGTGCCCGCAACCGTACCTGGAAGGTGTCCTGCGCGCCGCCTTCGACGCCTGGCTGGGCGAGGCGGTGGCGCGCCACTCCCGCGCGCTCGAGCTCCGCGAGATCCGCAAGGGCGTGCAGGCGCTCTCCGCGCTCTACGTCGAGCGGCGGCCCGGCGTGGACCTGGCGGCGCGCGCGATCGAGGGCCGCGGCAAGCGCGCGGCGATCGCCACCTGCTACGCGCCGCTCCACTTCCTGACCGTGCACCACCTGCTCGCGGCGGGGGGTCCCACGCCGTTCGGGGCGGTGCGCCGGGTGCTGGACCTCGGCTGCGGCACGGGGGCGGCGGGGGCGGCGGCGGCGGCGACCCTCGCCGCCACCGGCGCGGCGCCGCCCGCCGTGCTCGCCCTCGACCGCTCGGGCTTCGCTCTCGGCGAGGCGCGCCGGACCTACGCCGCCTTCGGGCTCGCCGCGCGCACGCTTCGCGGCGTGCTCCCGGCGACGGCGCCGCGCGCCGGCGCGGGCGATCTCGTCGTGCTCGGCTGGGCCGTCAACGAGCTGGATCCGCTCGCGCGCGCGGGCCTGCTCGCCGGGCTGCGCCGCGTGCTCGCGGCCGGCGCGCAGCTCCTCCTCCTCGAGCCGCTCGCGGGCCCCGCCTCGCCCTGGTGGCGGGAATGGGCCGATGCCCTCGCCCCGCTTGGGGTCGAGGAGCCGCGCCACAAGCTGCGCGTCGTGCTCCCCGAGTGGATCGCGCGCCTCGACCGCGCCGCCGGCCTCGACCACCGCGTGCTCGGCGCGCGCGTGCTCGCCGGCCCGCTCCGCGGGAGGCCCGGCGCCCTGGATCCACCGCCGTGA
- a CDS encoding acyl-CoA dehydrogenase family protein, translating into MNLALEDALCNRLARIRALGAARIRPVGLEADRAGAPLPPDHPFFAELVRLGLGRTRWLGGEDPDDAGPTTTEARRERSERDEETRGERGSPSFTGVVLAEELAYWDRGVAVAFPGPGLGEPPILAMGTPEQKQRFLGPFRAPDRPRWGSFAMTEPGAGSDVAAIRTACRRDGADWVLDGDKSFAANASRADWIVVFATCDPALGRAGHRAFVVERGTPGLGDFRIERKMGLEAYESTSFTLRGCRVPAANLLGGEERQSGRAGFKGAMQSFNATRPMIGAMAVGIGRAALDETLAFARSHDRLGDPRVRDRLERSRRKLQAARLLCWRAAWLADQQRPNVLEASMAKAVAPQAAFEAAALGMELLGEEGGRGDHLIEKLFRDVKAMDIVEGTGQIQRVLMARQLVGLPRD; encoded by the coding sequence ATGAACCTCGCCCTCGAGGACGCCCTCTGCAATCGCCTCGCGCGGATCCGCGCCCTCGGCGCCGCGCGCATCCGTCCGGTCGGGCTCGAGGCCGACCGCGCCGGCGCGCCGCTGCCGCCCGATCATCCCTTCTTCGCGGAGCTGGTCCGGCTCGGCCTCGGGCGCACGCGCTGGCTCGGCGGCGAGGACCCCGACGACGCCGGCCCGACAACGACCGAGGCTCGGCGCGAGCGCAGCGAGCGCGACGAAGAGACCCGGGGCGAGCGTGGCTCGCCCTCCTTCACGGGCGTCGTGCTGGCCGAGGAGCTGGCCTACTGGGATCGCGGCGTGGCGGTGGCCTTCCCGGGCCCCGGGCTCGGGGAGCCGCCCATCCTCGCGATGGGCACGCCCGAGCAGAAGCAGCGCTTCCTCGGCCCCTTCCGCGCGCCGGACCGCCCGCGCTGGGGCTCGTTCGCGATGACCGAGCCGGGCGCGGGCTCCGACGTCGCCGCGATCCGCACCGCGTGCCGGCGCGACGGCGCCGACTGGGTGCTCGACGGCGACAAGTCCTTCGCCGCCAACGCGAGCCGCGCGGACTGGATCGTCGTCTTCGCCACCTGCGACCCTGCCCTCGGGCGGGCCGGCCATCGCGCCTTCGTCGTCGAGCGCGGCACGCCGGGGCTCGGCGACTTCCGGATCGAGCGCAAGATGGGCCTCGAGGCCTACGAGTCGACCTCGTTCACCCTGCGCGGCTGCCGCGTGCCGGCCGCGAACCTGCTGGGTGGCGAGGAGCGCCAGTCCGGGCGCGCCGGCTTCAAGGGCGCGATGCAGTCCTTCAACGCGACGCGCCCGATGATCGGCGCGATGGCGGTCGGCATCGGCCGCGCGGCGCTCGACGAGACGCTCGCCTTCGCGCGCAGCCACGACCGGCTCGGCGACCCGCGCGTGCGCGATCGGCTCGAGCGCTCGCGCCGCAAGCTCCAGGCCGCACGCCTGCTCTGCTGGCGCGCTGCCTGGCTCGCCGACCAGCAGCGCCCGAACGTGCTCGAGGCCTCGATGGCCAAGGCCGTGGCCCCCCAGGCCGCCTTCGAGGCCGCCGCGCTCGGCATGGAGCTGCTCGGCGAGGAGGGCGGGCGCGGCGATCACCTGATCGAGAAGCTCTTCCGCGACGTGAAGGCGATGGACATCGTCGAGGGGACCGGACAGATCCAGCGCGTGTTGATGGCGCGGCAGCTCGTCGGGCTGCCGCGGGACTGA
- a CDS encoding acyl-CoA dehydrogenase: protein MIDFDLDPALELLRETARRFGAERLRPRERESEAARAVGAPNLAAAAEIGLAAAAWPESLGGAALGALGRAVVLEELAAADPGAALALDPLGPAVHALAELGGEPALRTHAGPLIGRPGARAWLAWNGDGRVTLRGGRADGRLPWVPADRLDLLVLLDRDAAAVVEADGLPLAPLRGAGLRAAGASEVVLAGAPVRAWWVHPRGARRALARARLDLAALLVGVARAAAELSRAYALQRVAFGRPIAHHQALAFLIADMASAVDGARLLVHDAALRLDAEEDADGACAAAFVEAAEQALFVTPNALQILGGHGFVQDYPIEKWMREARALSLLHGGVDAAREDAGRALVASDAPLALAGTAPR, encoded by the coding sequence ATGATCGACTTCGATCTCGACCCCGCCCTCGAGCTGCTCCGCGAGACGGCGCGCCGCTTCGGGGCCGAGCGCCTGCGGCCGCGCGAACGCGAGTCCGAGGCGGCGCGCGCCGTCGGCGCGCCGAACCTGGCCGCAGCGGCCGAGATCGGTCTGGCAGCGGCTGCGTGGCCCGAGAGCCTCGGCGGCGCCGCCCTCGGAGCCCTGGGACGCGCCGTGGTGCTCGAGGAGCTGGCCGCTGCCGACCCGGGCGCCGCGCTCGCCCTGGATCCTCTGGGGCCGGCCGTTCACGCGCTCGCGGAGCTCGGGGGCGAGCCGGCGCTCCGGACCCACGCAGGGCCCCTCATCGGCCGGCCAGGCGCCCGGGCCTGGCTCGCCTGGAACGGTGACGGCCGGGTGACACTGCGCGGCGGCCGCGCCGACGGGCGCCTGCCCTGGGTCCCCGCGGACCGGCTCGATCTCCTGGTCCTCCTCGACCGCGACGCCGCCGCCGTGGTCGAGGCGGACGGCCTGCCCCTCGCGCCTCTGCGCGGCGCCGGTCTGCGCGCCGCCGGAGCCTCCGAGGTCGTGCTCGCCGGCGCGCCGGTGCGTGCCTGGTGGGTGCACCCGCGCGGCGCGCGGCGCGCGCTCGCGCGTGCGCGCCTCGACCTGGCGGCGCTGCTGGTCGGCGTCGCGCGCGCCGCCGCCGAGCTCTCGCGCGCGTACGCGCTGCAGCGGGTGGCCTTCGGCCGCCCGATCGCGCACCACCAGGCGCTCGCCTTCCTGATCGCCGACATGGCCAGCGCGGTCGACGGCGCGCGGCTGCTCGTGCACGACGCGGCGCTGCGGCTCGACGCGGAGGAGGACGCGGACGGCGCCTGTGCCGCGGCGTTCGTCGAGGCGGCCGAGCAGGCGCTCTTCGTGACCCCGAACGCGCTCCAGATCCTCGGCGGGCACGGCTTCGTGCAGGACTACCCGATCGAGAAGTGGATGCGCGAGGCGCGCGCCCTGAGCCTGCTCCACGGCGGTGTCGACGCGGCGCGCGAGGACGCGGGGCGTGCGCTCGTCGCGAGCGACGCACCGCTCGCGCTCGCCGGAACGGCGCCGCGATGA
- a CDS encoding hotdog fold thioesterase — protein sequence MSEADARHWLEGSAYAHALGVEPLVVTPGRVRLRLPFAAANTNPGGVLHGGVAASLVALAGQAVARATLGPEAAPFHTWGLEVAYLAAAREEAVAVEAARLREGKELVFVDVAVRGADGRPIAQGLVAARGRFGAPAAALPAASGDDGAADPGPLGPHIERIPFLARLGIRVEHMAGGRSRIVLPFRPEHTDGGGGAGFAEGAVLALLDTTGAMAAWAVTGPGPYKASTPALQARFLSPPPAETLIAHGDCTHRDGSAFSCDVEVCGERSRRVCARGTVLYRILA from the coding sequence ATGAGCGAAGCGGACGCCCGCCACTGGCTCGAGGGCTCTGCGTATGCGCACGCGCTCGGGGTCGAACCTCTCGTGGTGACACCGGGCCGCGTGCGCCTGCGGCTTCCCTTCGCGGCTGCCAACACGAACCCCGGCGGCGTGCTCCACGGCGGTGTCGCCGCCTCGCTGGTGGCCCTGGCCGGACAGGCGGTCGCGCGCGCCACGCTGGGCCCCGAGGCGGCGCCCTTCCACACCTGGGGTCTCGAGGTCGCCTACCTGGCCGCCGCCCGCGAAGAGGCGGTCGCGGTCGAGGCCGCGCGCCTGCGCGAGGGCAAGGAGCTGGTCTTCGTCGACGTCGCGGTGCGCGGCGCCGACGGGCGCCCGATCGCCCAGGGGCTCGTCGCGGCCCGCGGCCGCTTCGGCGCGCCGGCCGCCGCGCTGCCGGCCGCCAGCGGCGACGACGGGGCCGCCGACCCCGGCCCGCTCGGCCCCCACATCGAGAGGATCCCCTTCCTGGCCCGGCTCGGGATCCGCGTCGAGCACATGGCCGGCGGCCGCTCGCGGATCGTGCTGCCCTTCCGTCCCGAGCACACCGACGGCGGCGGTGGCGCAGGCTTCGCCGAGGGCGCCGTCCTCGCGCTGCTCGACACGACGGGAGCGATGGCGGCGTGGGCGGTGACGGGGCCGGGCCCGTACAAGGCGTCGACCCCGGCGCTCCAGGCCCGGTTCCTGTCGCCGCCGCCGGCCGAGACGCTGATCGCCCACGGCGACTGCACCCACCGCGACGGGAGCGCCTTCTCGTGCGACGTGGAGGTGTGTGGCGAGCGATCGCGCCGCGTGTGCGCGCGCGGAACGGTGCTCTACCGGATCCTGGCCTGA